The Sabethes cyaneus chromosome 1, idSabCyanKW18_F2, whole genome shotgun sequence DNA segment GCTACCGTGGAGCAACCTGGTGGACTTGCCTCCATATGACAACCGGTGCCAATTGCTAGGACTTGAAACCCTCGAAAAGAGGCGTACGACTGCTCAAGTTGTGTTTGTTGCTAAGCTCCTGATCGGGCATATGTACTGTCCGCCTATCCTGAAACAGCTGAATCTATACGCTCCGTACAGGGCTCTTCGTACTAGAAGTTTCCTTCATCTTGACGCTTGGAGAGTTAAGTACGGTAAGTCTAGTGCAATAAGATACATGGCAGCTCAGTTCAACACCGTGTACAAGCTGTTCGATTTTGACATCACCATAGACACTTTAAAAAACGACTCTTGCAGAGACGATAGCTGTTTAAGAGTAGTTTTGGGTAAAAGTATCTGcaataatatgtaacttttgaaTTGTTTACAACTGTTATATATTAGTGTTCATCGTGTATCGAATGAATTTTTATagataaactagctgacccgataaacttcgtattgccacaaattaacctgagttgtacataaatcatgaatctcagatgatctttgtcactatctcgagtttagcaagtttctgaggaattCAATCTTATATGGtgcattttggcagttacgtaactatgaataaagcatcccaggtaaccaataagcatcaccaatgctattcaaatgtaggccaataagcatttaagcatttaagtcgccttaaatgctacttaaatgctattttgtcaaaatatacagctactttactgctaaccttcttatagtgctgacaatgctattttacagctaattaccgacacgaataatttgaatacaattttggatgccaatttacaacacctatgcagtcaaaaagctaatatactacaacgtgcattataaaatgccagatacgctgaattgctgcttatgttaatgcttattagttaccaggaatgggtagttcaatatacaaatttgctatttttcctcacagtaaagtagaaaacaactcccctgtcccctcattgcatagccagaaagcggatagtaatattcgccatgattgtacaacatttcgccgaatatcattttgcgaaaaaccctaagcggaatgtactatttcacggaatttttttttatggaaagtaccatttcgcgatcctctccttactcgctgtcgctcgttccaggaaacccaggtagacctaggaaaacaaataaacctaacagtagtgatttctgcggtgagtttccgacggcgggtcaccggcaaccttcgcggccgtctcgtcctgaatgatctagtttcactatagatagtttttgtggtcttgttattgagtaatgttttatggaaaagtctcgaatttctcgagttcgattagtttttgagtttcgcaaaaatttctgttttatttgtatgagagtccatatccccctaccacaggggtgagaggtctctaactatcataaaataaattcaagactccaaaatctcccacatgccaaatttggttccatttgcttgattagtactcaagttataaggaaatttgtatttcatttgtattggagccctcctctcttaaaagggggaggggtcgtaattcaccatagaaaaaatttctgccatctaaaactcccacatgccaaatttggttccgtttgcttgactagttctggagataagaggaaatttgcatttcatttgtatggaaccccaccctcttaaaggggagatgggccataactcgctttctaaagaggagaggggtctcaattcaccatagaaaaaaatcttgcctccaaaaccacttacatgtcaagtttggttccatttgattgattaattctcgagttatgaggaaatttgtattatcatttgtataggagccctcctcctaaagttgaaaggggtcctaattcaccatagaaaatattcttgcctacaaaaacacccacatgctaaatttggttccatttgcttgattagttctagagttatgaggaaatttgtatttcgtttgtatgggagcctatcctcctaaaaaggtaaggggtcctaattcatcatagaaaaaatggttgcctccaaaaacaccaacatgccaaataggattccatttgtttgattagttctcgaatcatgaggaaatttgtatttcatttgtgtagaagcccccctcttaaagtggggaggggtcctaattcaccatagaaaatatttttgcctccaaaaacctctacttgccaaattgggttctatttgcttgattagttctcgagttatgaggaaatttgtatttcgtttatataggagccccccctcttaaagtggggaggggtcctaattcaccatagaaaatattcttgccctcgaaaactttcacatgccaaattttgttccatttgcttgattagttctcgagttatgaggaaatttgtatttcatctgtataggagcccccctcccccttctaaagtgaggaggggtcccaattcatcatagaaaaacattttgtctccaaaaacacccacatgccaaatttggttccatttgcttgattagttctcgagttatgaggaaatttgcttttcatttgtacaggagccccccccccccttctaaagcggggaggggtcctaattcaccatagaaattttcttgtcctcgaaaaccttcacgtgccaaatttggtttcatttgcttgattagttctcgagttatatggaaatttgtatttcatttgtatggaagcccccccctaaATGGCGTggtatcacgttgctctgttATGATCTCAaggtactctgtaaggtaatcctcaaccggatccaggaggaGATCGaagctactctccggcggcagcaagctggattccgtgctggccgatcatgcgtagaccatatcacagcacaccgcattatattggagcagatcaacgaattacAGGACTCTATCCAGCTGGCGTTCACTGAGTTCAAAAAgacgactcaaccacgaaaacttCTGaagcgcacttaggcgtagagaagTTCCAGATAAACTAGTCCATCCATCacggctcagtacgaggcgttctcctGTGAGGTTTTGCATAACGGCATCTTGTCCGAGCCTATGAGGGTTActactggcgtgagacagggctgtcTATTATCACCGCTTCTGCTTCTTattgttatggatgagatattagttggaacaaTTAACattagaccaaatcgaggattgccttgaaattctctaacgatggagcagataaatgacctcgacctagccgacgacattgtcttgctcgcacatcGCCGAAACgacaagttagatgacctctccgagagttcCCTGATAGCAGGTCTcgcagtcaatgtagcaaaaactaagtcacACTAAGGGAACAGTGACAATCTCACCAACTTCACAATAGTggaacaacaagttgagcagataGGCGCCATTATCTTggtagccacacggatcaggaaggccaaggGTGCCtggcaggtctgcgaaacatatGGAGCTCAAACCAtatcactctacatacgaaaactagaatttttatttcaaacgttGAATCAGTACTGCTGTATGACAGCAAAACGTGGTGCGTTTctgcggagacaacgcaaaaactgcaggtatttattaaccggtgcctgcgatatactCGTGCCtgatggcctgacaactggttatccaatgaggaactccatcgtcgatctCATCGACGGCCGATagtaacagaaattcgtgaacgtaggtggaagtggatcggtcaCACCTTGAGTAAAGGAGCAAACGAGATCTGctgagaagcactcgactggaatccgctaGGACAGCGTAAAAGAGGGAAACCCAGAGGCTCAAGGCGACCGTAACGGGTAAGTAAGTAAAAGTAAGATGTTTTCAAAGGGCGGCCTTTGTGCTTCCAATTTTATTGAACATATATTTCCAAGAAAAGTAATTTAAGGGATTGAGATCCCGTGATGAAGAAGGTCATTCTTATGATGATATGAAATGTGGTAAATTCTGACGACACCACTCTTATATAGCTGTTGACTGATAAAAAGTAGTTTCCATTGGGGATTgatttcgtactataaattatCAACTGATTTTTCAAGACATGTTCCTACCTAAGTTAATGTTAATTTTTGCTTCCGGTTCATTCAACGGAAGCGCAAGTTTAAAATTCCGTAAAATATTACCCTAAACCATCACGTTCTACCGCTGAACCGGTGGATTGTCAACTTATCGTTGCAAATATCATGAAACTCCGCCGCGTATTTACGATCACTATATCGTATCACTATGCTGGTTGCGAACATCTTGTgccaaaaatttcaaccaatagATTGGTTTACCCAGATGAAGTTAATTATTTACTTAAAATCCAATTATTTCATTAACTGATGTTAATTAGCACACGAATTATATTTGAATTAAATTGAAAGTTCTGGGGCTTTTATGCTTAAtactgaaaacaataaaaaaatcactACTTTAGCAGTATCGTGATTACCAAGTTGAAAACTGAAGTAATGCATTACAACTTTAAGATCTGGTTTACTTATATAGACAGCACActgattaagccaaaatagCCTCTTGAATCCAAAATGTTAACACCAACATTTAGGTCCGATAGAACAAAAAATACGCGAATGTTATCTTAACTGGACGTATATTAAAGGCAAAGTAATGTGTTTAAGCAATAACGAAAAAGTTACAGAACCTATTACTTTTATGAGTTTTGATTCGACTCAAAAACCTATTTCAGCTGCGCTGAATGGAACCCAAGAGCATATCACATGGATATCCCCCTGGATTAAAGCTCATTGAGGCTCGAAAAATGGGCTATTTTTTTCGTGCAATCCACTTGCAGTGAAGCCAGCAAACAATAGTCGCAGTTCAAACAGTTCACATCAGCCAGCGCCATTGCTTCTTTTCGAGCTTGATCTCGATTTAGGCAAATCATTTCTTTGCCTTTTGCTTATCTTGTGTACCGTTAAGCGTTACATAATGGTTTGATTATAATCTTAAATTTGGAAGTGATATATCGTTCTTTACGGACGAAGCTTCGGTGTCCGGCGATCGAGTTCAACGGCCTTCTGttggtgttattttttttttctttacttttgTGCATGACTATTGTTAAGTGTAGAATAAGAATACGGCAAGCATGTGCTAACAGTGACCCTGAAAgtagttttttgttttatctgaTTAACTTTGAGTAATTTGCCAGTAATCGACTACAACGTTAATTTTTAAGGTAAGCTATCAGAGGCAAACCACGTGTTATCGAGATCAATCTAACCTCAAATTATTGTTAGATTATCAACGCAGTCGGACGGTGGCAACGATCATGTCACGATCAACTATTGTGATTGTGCTGATCGTTATTGGAAGCAATTTGCTTCCGTGGGCGGTGCTGGCGGGCCGAAGTAAAAGCGGTTCGGCGAAACCTGCTTGTTCGAGCGATGAGTTTCAGTGCGATAACGGATCGTGCATTCCGAAGTCTGGCCACTGCAACGGTAGTAAGGATTGTTCTGATGGCAGTGATGAGGAGGGCTGTGGTAAGTAGCAAGCAACAACGTTTAGAGTTGATCATATCAGATAGTACTAATCTATGGTGGTAATTAGATTATTTCCTGTGCCGTAAACCTATGTGGTACCGGTGTAAAAATGATAGCACCTGCATCAGTGCGTCGTTCCTGTGCGACAATCACAAAGATTGTCCGCTAGGAGATGACGAAGAGAACTGCGAAAACTTTGAGGTTCCGCACGTCCCAGTGCCCTGCAGCAAGTTTGAGTTCACCTGTACGGATAAAATGTGCATTCCTCTGGATCTGGTGTGCGATGGAACGGAGCATTGTTTGGATGGGTCGGATGAGACAATCGGATGCATGGACATTGAAAGTAAGTGCAAAGGATTCCTGTGTAAGAATAAACACTGCCTTAAGAACCACGATTGGGTATGCGATGGGATCGACGACTGCGGCGATGGATCGGACGAGGAAAGCTGCTTCGCAGCCTGTGATCTGGAGCACGGTAAATACGAATGCGCTGATAATAGAACCTGTGTCGATCTGAAGCAGGTTTGCGATGGGAAGGATGACTGTGGGGACCGCAGTGACGAAGGCGGGCTGTGCGATTCGAAAGAGTGCGACACACTAACATGTCCGGAAGGCTGCCAAAAGACACCACAGGGGGCAGTTTGCCTGTGTAAGAAGGGTTTCGTTTTTAGCAAAAGTTCAAAAACTTGTGAAGACATTAACGAGTGTGAACGCCACGGGCTGTGCTCACAAGGATGTGAAAACACTCCCGGATCATTTAACTGTACCTGTGTGAACAAATTTTCACTGCAGAAAGATGGCCGTACGTGTGAATTGAATGGTAAGATTCCTCTCGGAAGGATCGGTGAACTTTTCAGTAAAGTTTATCTTTTCAGACGCTTCGGAAGCTCTCATGCTCTACTCAACGCAAAAGTCTATCGGTGCTCTGTACCTAACATCCAAGCATCAGTATTATGTTGCAAAAGATCTGTCTCAAGTGATCGGAGTCAGCTACGATGGAAGTCATGTTTACTGGTCGGATATTTCTTTGAAGACAGAAGCGATCGAACGCTCTCTGGAAGACGGCAGCAAACGGGAGTTGTTGCTCACCTCCGGATTGGCTTCTCCGGAAGATCTGGCTCTGGATTGGCTAACCGGTAACATCTATTTCAGCGACGGCGGACACATGATGATCGCGGTTTGCTCCAACAATGGCTTTCACTGCAAGATACTGATTCAGGATAATCTGCACAAACCCAGAGGTATTGCTTTACTTCCACTAAATGGAACCATGTTCTACTCGGACTGGGGAGACAATCCAATGATTGAAACTGCCAGCATGGACGGCACGAACAAGCGCGTACTGATAGACAAAGACATTCATTGGCCCAATGGTTTGTGTCTGGACTGGCCGAATGGTCGGTTGTACTGGGTTGATGCAAAACTGCGAAAGATCGAGAGTGTTCGTCTGGATGGCAGTCATCGACGAACGGTTCTGAGCGATGTGGTGAAACATCCTTTTTCGATTTCGATCTTCAACGATCGCATTTACTGGTCGGATTGGGATACCAAGAGCGTTCAATCGTGCGACAAGTTCAGTGGGAAGGATCGAAAAACCTTAGTGCACGATCGTCAGATTTTTGGTAAGAATTATTTGATCATATTTACTCTTTGATTGCCCAATAATCAAGTTCCTTTTTGCAGATGTCCATGTGTATCACTCCAGCATTCAACCGAAAGGGGATCATGCATGTCTCGGCAGCCTATGCTCACATCTCTGCCTGCTAGCACCGAACAATAATTACACCTGCGCCTGTCCGTACGGAATGGCACTGAAACCAGATAAGCACTCTTGCCAAGAAATCATCAAACGCCAATACCTGCTCATGGGAATCGGAAACTACTTGGTCCGGATGGACATACCGGCCTTTGGACGGCATGAAACTACTAAAGGCGATGCATTCCAGTTCTTCATCTCGCGCATGGTATTCAACTCCATCACTGGTGAGCTATTCGTAGCTGATAACATTCAGAAAGTGATTTTTACCGTCGACATAAAAGCAAAAACCACGCGGAAACTGATCTCCACCGGCATTGGAAACATCACCGCAATGGCCTTCGGTAAGACTCTCATCAATATCTTTCATTCCTGAATTGCAACTAAATGCCTCATCCTTGTTTCAGATTTCCTCGGTAACAACCTGTACTGGTCGGACAGTGAGCGCAGCACCGTGGAAGTGTTCTCGCTCCAAACTCATCACCGCTCCATCCTGCAGCACTACCTCGGCACGGATACTCCAGTCGGTTTGGCAGTGATTCCGGAAACCGGAAAAATGTTCATCGCACTGCGTTCACCGCTTCCTGTTCCACATACGCACATCGATCGGCAGGACATGAACGGTCGCGGACCACATACGCACATCATCGAGGAAAAGATAAGTGGTAACGGTTCGTTCAACTTCGTGATTGATCGTGATCTACGATCGGTCTACTGGAACGATATGGGTTTCGGTCGAATTGAGTTCACCAGCTACGAAGGCGATACTCGCCATCTGTTTCGCGATTTTCCTCGCATGCCGGGACCGGTTTCGATTGCAATCGTTGAAGACGGGCTCTTCTGGACCAGCTACCGATCGCGACGTCTGTATTGGTCCGACAAGCACAATCTCGGTGTTACGAAGAAACTCAACATAGAAAAACCTCCGTTCGGAAATTTCCCGGATGAGATCGTGTTATTGGCCAGCCAACCATTGCAGCGGTACGATCATCCCTGTCAAAAGCAAAACGGAGGCTGTTCACACATCTGCATAGCAGCAGGAATGTACAGCAGTTCATGCGTTTGTCCAACGGGAATGATCTTTAGCACACCGAAGAACACAACGTGCATCGACGCGATCGACTGTGAGTTCAAGTGTACCAGTGGTGAGTGTTTAACGATCAGCAAACGGTGCAATGGAAATGTGGATTGTGCAGATGGATCCGACGAAAAAGGATGCGATGAGCAAGCGCGATCGGCAAGCGTTGAATGTCGATTCGATCAGTTTATGTGTGCCGATCGGAAAAAATGTATCGACCAAAAACTACGATGCGATAAGCACTTCGACTGTCCCGATCAGTCGGACGAGAAGAACTGTGAAGGTTACGACCCTGGCAAGGGCTGCCACGAAAATCAACATGCTTGCCCGGACGGAGTGTGTATCGATGTAAATGCCCTGTGTGACGGGTTTATGGATTGTTCGGACGGATCTGATGAAGAAAATTGTACAAATTTGAATAACGAAAAGCACAATGCCACTACCTGTGCACCGATGATGTTTCGATGCAACTCGGGTCAATGTATTCCCAAGTGGTGGGAATGCGATGGACATCCGGATTGCTCTGACGGTTCAGATGAGCATGGAAAATGTCTCAAGAAAGCGGAGTGTGCAAAGGGTTTCACTAAATGTGCCTTGGGGCACTGCATCGAGGATCGATTTGTATGCGATGGAAACAACGACTGCGGGGATAATTCGGACGAACAAAACTGCACAGCAGAGGCCGAACCTTGCGTGGGCTTAGAAGAGGAGAATCCAACGAAGTTCCTGTGTGCTCGTTCCGGAAAATGTCTTGAAATTGCTGTGCGATGCAATGGAACTTCAGAGTGTCCCCACGGGGAAGATGAGGCAGACTGCAGCAACTGCGGAATACACGATTTTCAATGCAAAAGTGGGTCATGCATCAGGAAAGAGTGGCGATGCGATAAAGAAATTGATTGCGACGATGGAAGCGATGAAGTGGATTGTGTTAATGGCACAGACGCAGCGCAGAAGCAGTTTTACGTAGCCTGCGGTGAGGGTACATTCGAGTGTAAACCCGGCGTTTGCATTGAAATGAGTAAGGTTTGCGATGGAACGAAAGATTGCGCAGATGGTACGGATGAAGGAAAAGCCTGCGCTGATGCTTGTACTAAAAACCCTTGCGAGCAAAAATGTATCAAGACTCCTGGTGGACCGGTTTGCGATTGTCGTACCGGGTTCACACTAGCAGGGAATCGAAAATCTTGTCTGGACATTAACGAATGTACCGAAGGTAAACCTTGCGCTCAAATTTGTACTAACAGCCGCGGTTCGTTCCGCTGTTCGTGTAATCCTGGATTCATGCTGCGCTCGGATAAAATTTCTTGTAAGGCAGTTGGACCTAATCGATACGTGTTGTACACTTCGTACAATCAAATTCGAAAGCTCGAAGTTACGCCTCCCTCGATTCGTGTGCTTCTTCAAACCAACGAATCCAAAATTACCGATTTAGACGTTGATGTTCGGCGCCAGAAGCTCTACTATACCGACGAATATAGTCCAGTTATCTACCAACACGACCTCGCTAAAAATATCACCGAAACATTGCGTAATGTCGGTC contains these protein-coding regions:
- the LOC128746165 gene encoding putative vitellogenin receptor, producing the protein MSRSTIVIVLIVIGSNLLPWAVLAGRSKSGSAKPACSSDEFQCDNGSCIPKSGHCNGSKDCSDGSDEEGCDYFLCRKPMWYRCKNDSTCISASFLCDNHKDCPLGDDEENCENFEVPHVPVPCSKFEFTCTDKMCIPLDLVCDGTEHCLDGSDETIGCMDIESKCKGFLCKNKHCLKNHDWVCDGIDDCGDGSDEESCFAACDLEHGKYECADNRTCVDLKQVCDGKDDCGDRSDEGGLCDSKECDTLTCPEGCQKTPQGAVCLCKKGFVFSKSSKTCEDINECERHGLCSQGCENTPGSFNCTCVNKFSLQKDGRTCELNDASEALMLYSTQKSIGALYLTSKHQYYVAKDLSQVIGVSYDGSHVYWSDISLKTEAIERSLEDGSKRELLLTSGLASPEDLALDWLTGNIYFSDGGHMMIAVCSNNGFHCKILIQDNLHKPRGIALLPLNGTMFYSDWGDNPMIETASMDGTNKRVLIDKDIHWPNGLCLDWPNGRLYWVDAKLRKIESVRLDGSHRRTVLSDVVKHPFSISIFNDRIYWSDWDTKSVQSCDKFSGKDRKTLVHDRQIFDVHVYHSSIQPKGDHACLGSLCSHLCLLAPNNNYTCACPYGMALKPDKHSCQEIIKRQYLLMGIGNYLVRMDIPAFGRHETTKGDAFQFFISRMVFNSITGELFVADNIQKVIFTVDIKAKTTRKLISTGIGNITAMAFDFLGNNLYWSDSERSTVEVFSLQTHHRSILQHYLGTDTPVGLAVIPETGKMFIALRSPLPVPHTHIDRQDMNGRGPHTHIIEEKISGNGSFNFVIDRDLRSVYWNDMGFGRIEFTSYEGDTRHLFRDFPRMPGPVSIAIVEDGLFWTSYRSRRLYWSDKHNLGVTKKLNIEKPPFGNFPDEIVLLASQPLQRYDHPCQKQNGGCSHICIAAGMYSSSCVCPTGMIFSTPKNTTCIDAIDCEFKCTSGECLTISKRCNGNVDCADGSDEKGCDEQARSASVECRFDQFMCADRKKCIDQKLRCDKHFDCPDQSDEKNCEGYDPGKGCHENQHACPDGVCIDVNALCDGFMDCSDGSDEENCTNLNNEKHNATTCAPMMFRCNSGQCIPKWWECDGHPDCSDGSDEHGKCLKKAECAKGFTKCALGHCIEDRFVCDGNNDCGDNSDEQNCTAEAEPCVGLEEENPTKFLCARSGKCLEIAVRCNGTSECPHGEDEADCSNCGIHDFQCKSGSCIRKEWRCDKEIDCDDGSDEVDCVNGTDAAQKQFYVACGEGTFECKPGVCIEMSKVCDGTKDCADGTDEGKACADACTKNPCEQKCIKTPGGPVCDCRTGFTLAGNRKSCLDINECTEGKPCAQICTNSRGSFRCSCNPGFMLRSDKISCKAVGPNRYVLYTSYNQIRKLEVTPPSIRVLLQTNESKITDLDVDVRRQKLYYTDEYSPVIYQHDLAKNITETLRNVGQPDHLAVDWITGNLYFFDHSEPSIKLCYPQSNNCARIVTFSTQVFVKALAVDPINHVMFFAQMHFWIFQVPHSIIYRANLDGSHMEVITKDVSHVTDLQCDTENQLLYLTDINTKSLKVIDYEGKQLRTVVDKQPLAVGRPIGFTLYENTALVLNMASSTVGQCKLYGDYECKLLELNVHNSNQLLIVQESRQPMVDNTCDAAKINCSHICVPTANGGKCICHNGEHVRPGELCPYNSELLHPTNKRVSIESSLNLAEHQAPSDTSNAFANIFVSLLVVGLLLGAAVYYYKRRFSQKFEVGMHFHNPELSTIDSAQVRMFQGVPKLNETATHTELTLETTPPSSGETPRRSDVTCTAMELENMSDADSMKDAYCCTDEARQRLIM